In Cryptomeria japonica chromosome 10, Sugi_1.0, whole genome shotgun sequence, a genomic segment contains:
- the LOC131859351 gene encoding uncharacterized protein LOC131859351 — MGHYASQYPNKKNKGKQKKQVATTAKVEEFATQFDNEFSLIACLSSSFANSVWYIDSGASCHMMGVKEYFTKLEEKKLDFYNKLGDNAKYHATGVGIVKFQREFGKPFFVEDMLYVLCMTKNLISVSTLEDMSYIVTFEEGKVYIRPKNSKVEKVIGVRYGILFRLHFEPTHALVSNNRGLGELWHRKMAHLHRGALNVLKEIVTWLPKMKVEKHEVCKGCALGKYAKTNFQAVILDLKGFWISYTQMYVDPCQQDS; from the coding sequence ATGGGTCACTATGCTAGTCAATACCCGAATAAGAAAAATAAGGGCAAGCAAAAGAAGCAAGTTGCAACTACTGCAAAGGTGGAAGAGTTCGCAACACAGTTTGACAATGAGTTTTCACTCATTGCTTGTCTCTCAAGTTCATTTGCCAACAGTGTTTGGTATATTGATAGTGGGGCTTCCTGCCACATGATGGGAGTCAAAGAATATTTCACCAAGTTGGAGGAGAAGAAGTTGGATTTCTATAATAAGCTTGGAGACAATGCCAAGTACCATGCAACTGGTGTTGGCATAGTCAAGTTTCAGAGGGAGTTTGGCAAACCTTTTTTTGTGGAGGACATGTTGTATGTTCTTTGCATGACAAAGAATTTAATCTCTGTTTCTACTTTAGAGGACATGAGTTACATCGTGACCTTTGAAGAGGGAAAAGTCTATATTCGTCCTAAGAATTCCAAGGTAGAAAAAGTGATTGGAGTCAGGTATGGTATCTTGTTTCGGTTACACTTTGAGCCAACACATGCGTTGGTGAGTAACAACAGAGGGCTTGGAGAATTGTGGCATAGGAAGATGGCACATCTTCACCGTGGAGCACTTAATGTGCTCAAAGAAATAGTGACGTGGCTGCCTAAGATGAAGGTTGAAAAGCATGAGGTGTGCAAGGGATGTGCTCTTGGGAAATATGCCAAGACCAATTTCCAAGCAGTGATACTAGATCTAAAGGGATTTTGGATCTCATACACTCAaatgtatgtggacccatgtcaACAGGATTCTTGA